From the genome of Impatiens glandulifera chromosome 9, dImpGla2.1, whole genome shotgun sequence, one region includes:
- the LOC124915759 gene encoding HMG1/2-like protein isoform X2, which yields MRGTKSKAETKKADSRLAVKKGGGKVEKKTSTSKKAAKDPNMPKRPPSAFFVFMEDFRKTFKEKNPNNKSVAAVGKAAGEKWKSMSEAEKAQYVAKAEKRKVEYNKNMDAYNKKLAAGSADEEESDKSKSEVNDEDDESGEEEDDEDDDDE from the exons ATGAGAGGGACAAAATCGAAGGCCGAGACTAAGAAAGCTGATAGCAG gCTTGCTGTGAAGAAAGGAGGTGGAAAGGTTGAGAAAAAGACTAGTACTAGCAAAAAAGCTGCAAAGGATCCTAACATGCCGAAGAGGCCACCTAGTGCGTTTTTCGTTTTCAT GGAGGACTTCAGGAAGACGTTCAAAGAGAAGAATCCTAACAACAAGTCTGTGGCCGCT GTTGGAAAAGCTGCTGGTGAAAAATGGAAATCAATGTCAGAAGCA GAGAAAGCTCAATATGTAGCCAAAGCAGAGAAAAGGAAAGTCGAATACAACAAGAATATGGATGCTTACAATAAGAAATTG GCTGCAGGATCAGCTGATGAAGAAGAATCAGACAAGTCGAAGTCTGAAGTGAACGATGAGGATGATGAGAGTGGAGAG GAAGAAGATGacgaggatgatgatgatgaatag
- the LOC124914012 gene encoding dehydrodolichyl diphosphate synthase 6-like — protein sequence MESGDTGSVRNWIGSLGYVTRRMIFSILSVGPLPNHIAFIMDGNRRYSKKHNLGEGGGHRAGFIALMSLMKYCYELGLKYVTIFAFSIDNFRRRPAEVQSVMDLMQEKIEGLLKEASVVDHYGVRIRFVGDLKLLHPPVREAAEKVMRATANNNRTVLLICVAYTSSYEIVHAVEEACHEKFDKLRELVDRNEDEEKEDKMIKLVDIEKHAYMAVAPDPDILVRSSGETRLSNFLLWQTTNSLLYSPMALWPEMGFTHIVWAVLNYQRRYAYFEKLKKQI from the coding sequence ATGGAATCAGGAGATACTGGCTCTGTAAGAAATTGGATCGGAAGTTTAGGCTACGTTACAAGAAGGATGATTTTCAGCATCCTATCCGTAGGTCCATTACCAAACCACATCGCGTTCATTATGGACGGAAACCGTAGATACTCAAAGAAGCATAATCTCGGCGAAGGCGGCGGTCACAGAGCCGGTTTTATCGCGCTCATGTCACTAATGAAGTATTGTTACGAATTAGGTCTGAAATACGTCACGATCTTCGCATTCAGCATCGACAATTTCAGAAGACGTCCAGCCGAAGTCCAATCCGTAATGGATCTAATGCAAGAGAAGATCGAAGGATTACTCAAAGAAGCGAGTGTAGTGGATCATTACGGAGTTCGAATTCGTTTCGTCGGAGACTTGAAACTTCTCCATCCGCCGGTTAGGGAAGCGGCGGAGAAGGTTATGCGCGCGACGGCTAATAATAACAGGACGGTTTTGTTGATCTGTGTAGCGTATACTTCTTCGTATGAGATTGTGCATGCGGTTGAAGAAGCTTGTCATGAGAAATTTGATAAGCTTCGTGAATTGGTAGATcgcaatgaagatgaagaaaaagaagataagatGATTAAGTTGGTGGATATTGAGAAGCATGCTTACATGGCGGTTGCGCCGGATCCAGATATATTGGTGAGAAGCTCCGGCGAGACTCGCCTGAGTAACTTCCTTCTGTGGCAGACGACGAACAGTCTTTTGTATTCTCCGATGGCGCTTTGGCCGGAGATGGGTTTTACGCATATTGTTTGGGCTGTGTTGAATTATCAACGTCGTTATGCTTACTTTGAGAAGTTGAAGAAGcagatttga
- the LOC124915758 gene encoding uncharacterized protein LOC124915758 isoform X1, giving the protein MFVMKLVEKASKKPNGNSESLKREDVEPRLVFHYGIPSGSVLLAHDSIQQILAVSTKDGRIKMYGKYGTQAMLESAETVPSNFLEFFNNQGILLNINASNHIEVWDLDRKLLSHVHAYEVEITSVTVLQHSPYMYVGDYVGNVAVLKVDRESFNISKMGYLIPLSASHGNTNEVNGACSVMFILPQPKAESKKVLIIYRDGFITLWSIPESRAIFTTGGGVMMPTVGHDTKTVTAACWACPLGSKVAVGYSNGEISIWSIPFTSGASETDLQAAQTGPTSRLNLGYKLEKIAISSLKWACSDGKSGRLYVIGVHGGGSARLLQVVLLNENCESRTTKLGLQLPEPPTEMAIISCSGEQIKHRQYAFLVLGISGDMYCYDDYSIERYLLQSQSKASPSLPKEIRVKMPFFNSRITVAKYITDNPCSLSPRDEAEAVLENLVPPLFPFDLRQQEGTNSSRFNGFSKFKNMYITGHSNGAINFWDASSPVMLPIVSITQQSEDDFSLSGIAVTELFFESDGNSPILIYGDESGMIRILKFKQEPFASASTFLSLQGSSKKGSNYIQSLKLVKVNGAVTSINMQSKHLAVGTGQGYASLIHMEGPTLLYQKQIVSEICPGIISVQFEICDFHGFEKNVLVMATKDSCVLALERDTGEALGSSLVHPKKPSKSLFMGILDGRASSVYSIKGRSLVDQKQSSVLLCTEKAAYIFSLTHVTQGTKKVLHKKKFHSSCYCASTFDTLRGSGLILLFPNGKIEIRSLPELSLLKETYIKGVTLSPPNLNSVSDVSVCFSKDGELIMVNGDQEMFQISMLLQKQTYRYSDFVSQVYRRDFIGEQQTSITSVPASHKEKKKGIFSSVLKETSGSKGKLVYEKEAEDAKETMVELSAIFSVENFPSISESTVNHGMDVDEAELDIDDIEIDEPREKPKGLATLNKYKLSSKFKAIKGKLKQMTVKNEQIQKVEVEKEDEKNNDTVDQIKRKYGFSSSGELNSGARLAENKLRENLKKLQGVGLKTTEMQETAESFSSMAKQMLKAAEHGNK; this is encoded by the exons ATGTTCGTCATGAAGCTTGTCGAGAAGGCGTCGAAGAAG CCTAACGGAAATTCAGAGAGTTTAAAGCGCGAAGATGTAGAGCCCCGCTTAGTTTTCCATTATGGTATACCATCAGGTTCCGTATTGTTGGCTCATGATTCAATTCAGCAGATTCTCGCTGTTTCCACCAA AGATGGACGGATAAAGATGTATGGGAAATATGGCACCCAAGCTATGCTGGAGTCTGCTGAGACTGTACCAAGCAATTTTCTCGAG TTTTTCAACAACCAAGGGATTCTTCTAAATATTAATGCCAGTAACCACATTGAG GTATGGGATTTGGACAGGAAACTTTTATCTCATGTCCACGCTTATGAAGTAGAAATTACCTCTGTAACAGTTCTACAACATAGTCCTTACAT GTATGTTGGAGATTATGTTGGTAATGTTGCAGTTCTAAAGGTTGACAGAGaatcatttaatatatcaaaaatggGATACTTGATCCCTCTCTCGGCATCACACG GGAATACCAATGAAGTTAATGGAGCTTGTTCTGTTATGTTCATCTTGCCACAACCAAAAGCTGAAAGCAAGAA GGTTCTTATAATTTATAGAGATGGATTTATTACACTCTGGTCAATCCCTGAAAGCAGAGCCATTTTCACAACCGGTGGTGGGGTCATGATGCCTACAGTGGGCCATGATACCAAAACGGTGACAGCTGCATGTTGGGCATGTCCTTTGGGAAGCAAAGTCGCTGTAGGATACAGCAATGGAGAGATTTCTATTTGGAGCATCCCTTTCACTTCGGGGGCATCAGAGACAGATTTACAAGCTGCTCAAACTGGTCCTACTTCAAGGCTCAATCTTGGATACAAGCTGGAAAAAATAGCCATATCATCTCTAAAATGGGCCTGTTCAGATGGAAAATCAGGAAGGCTTTATGTCATAGGAGTCCATGGAGGTGGATCAGCACGTTTATTGCAG GTCGTATTATTGAATGAGAACTGTGAATCCCGCACAACCAAACTGGGGCTTCAGCTGCCTGAGCCTCCAACTGAAATGGCGATCATTTCATGTTCTGGCGAACAGATAAAGCATAGACAGTATGCTTTTCTGGTACTTGGAATATCTGGTGATATGTATTGTTATGATGATTATTCTATTGAAAGATACTTGCTACAGAGTCAATCTAAGGCATCTCCTTCACTTCCAAAGGAGATAAGAGTGAAAATGCCATTTTTTAATTCAAGAATCACTGTAGCCAAGTACATTACTGACAATCCATGTTCGTTATCACCAAGGGATGAG GCTGAGGCTGTATTAGAAAACCTTGTTCCTCCACTTTTTCCATTTGATTTAAGGCAACAAGAAGGAACTAATTCATCACGCTTCAATGGGTTTTCGAAGTTCAAGAACATGTACATAACTGGACATAGCAACGGAGCAATAAACTTCTGGGATGCATCTTCTCCAGTAATGCTACCGATTGTATCAATTACTCAACAG AGTGAGGATGATTTCTCCTTAAGTGGTATTGCAGTGACTGAATTGTTCTTTGAGTCTGATGGCAACTCACCTATCCTTATTTATGGAGATGAAAGCGGAATG ATTCGCATCCTTAAATTTAAACAGGAGCCATTTGCTTCAGCAAGTACATTTTTGTCCCTGCAAG GAAGTTCAAAGAAAGGAAGTAACTACATTCAGAGTCTTAAGCTTGTGAAGGTCAATGGAGCTGTAACTTCTATCAACATGCAGTCAAAACATCTTGCAGTTGGTACTGGTCAAGGATAT GCCTCATTGATTCACATGGAAGGTCCAACCCTACTATATCAAAAGCAGATTGTGAGTGAAATTTGCCCAGGAATAATCTCGGTGCAGTTTGAGATTTGTGACTTCCATGGATTTGAGAAGAATGTTTTAGTTATGGCGACAAAAGATTCCTGTGTTTTAGCTCTTGAGAGGGATACAGGAGAAGCTCTTGGCTCAAGCTTGGTCCATCCTAAAAAACCTTCAAAATCTTTGTTCATGGGTATTCTAG ATGGACGTGCCAGTTCAGTATATTCAATTAAAGGGCGCTCACTAGTTGATCAAAAGCAATCATCGGTGCTGTTATGTACTGAAAAAGCTGCTTACATCTTTTCTTTAACTCATGTTACCCAG GGTACTAAGAAGGTGTTACACAAGAAGAAGTTCCATTCCTCCTGTTATTGTGCATCAACCTTTGACACACTTCGTGGTTCAGGCCTTATACTTCTTTTTCCTAATGGAAAAATTGAAATAAG GTCTTTGCCTGAATTGTCCCTCTTAAAGGAAACATATATTAAAGGTGTCACATTGTCACCTCCAAACCTGAACTCAGTTTCTGATGTTTCCGTTTGCTTTTCCAAGGATGGGGAGCTTATCATG GTGAATGGTGATCAAGAAATGTTCCAGATTTCCATGTTGCTCCAAAAGCAAACATATAG GTATTCGGACTTTGTCTCGCAAGTTTATAGGAGAGATTTCATTGGTGAACAGCAAACGAGTATTACTTCAGTACCTGCTTcacataaagaaaaaaagaag GGTATCTTTAGCTCTGTTCTTAAAGAAACATCTGGGAGTAAAGGAAAGCTTGTATATGAGAAAGAAGCTGAAGATGCAAAAGAAACTATGGTAGAACTTTCAGCCATCTTTTCAGTTGAAAACTTTCCGTCCATTTCAGAAAGCACAGTAAATCACGGAATGGATGTTGATGAAGCTGAGTTGGATATAG aTGATATTGAAATCGATGAGCctagagaaaaaccgaaaggccTGGCAACACTGAACAAATATAAACTTAGTAGCAAGTTCAAAGCAATTAAAG GTAAACTGAAACAAATGACAGTGAAAAATGAACAAATTCAAAAAGTTGAAGTGGAGAAGGAGGATGAGAAGAATAATGATACAGTTGATCAAATTAAACGGAAATATGGATTTTCATCCTCCGGA GAATTAAACAGTGGTGCAAGATTGGCAGAAAACAAGCTGAGGGAAAACTTGAAGAAATTGCAG GGAGTAGGCCTGAAAACTACAGAGATGCAAGAAACAGCGGAGTCATTTTCTTCAATGGCCAAACAAATGTTGAAGGCTGCAGAGCATGGTAATAAATAA
- the LOC124915758 gene encoding uncharacterized protein LOC124915758 isoform X2, whose amino-acid sequence MPVTTLRKLLSHVHAYEVEITSVTVLQHSPYMYVGDYVGNVAVLKVDRESFNISKMGYLIPLSASHGNTNEVNGACSVMFILPQPKAESKKVLIIYRDGFITLWSIPESRAIFTTGGGVMMPTVGHDTKTVTAACWACPLGSKVAVGYSNGEISIWSIPFTSGASETDLQAAQTGPTSRLNLGYKLEKIAISSLKWACSDGKSGRLYVIGVHGGGSARLLQVVLLNENCESRTTKLGLQLPEPPTEMAIISCSGEQIKHRQYAFLVLGISGDMYCYDDYSIERYLLQSQSKASPSLPKEIRVKMPFFNSRITVAKYITDNPCSLSPRDEAEAVLENLVPPLFPFDLRQQEGTNSSRFNGFSKFKNMYITGHSNGAINFWDASSPVMLPIVSITQQSEDDFSLSGIAVTELFFESDGNSPILIYGDESGMIRILKFKQEPFASASTFLSLQGSSKKGSNYIQSLKLVKVNGAVTSINMQSKHLAVGTGQGYASLIHMEGPTLLYQKQIVSEICPGIISVQFEICDFHGFEKNVLVMATKDSCVLALERDTGEALGSSLVHPKKPSKSLFMGILDGRASSVYSIKGRSLVDQKQSSVLLCTEKAAYIFSLTHVTQGTKKVLHKKKFHSSCYCASTFDTLRGSGLILLFPNGKIEIRSLPELSLLKETYIKGVTLSPPNLNSVSDVSVCFSKDGELIMVNGDQEMFQISMLLQKQTYRYSDFVSQVYRRDFIGEQQTSITSVPASHKEKKKGIFSSVLKETSGSKGKLVYEKEAEDAKETMVELSAIFSVENFPSISESTVNHGMDVDEAELDIDDIEIDEPREKPKGLATLNKYKLSSKFKAIKGKLKQMTVKNEQIQKVEVEKEDEKNNDTVDQIKRKYGFSSSGELNSGARLAENKLRENLKKLQGVGLKTTEMQETAESFSSMAKQMLKAAEHGNK is encoded by the exons ATGCCAGTAACCACATTGAG GAAACTTTTATCTCATGTCCACGCTTATGAAGTAGAAATTACCTCTGTAACAGTTCTACAACATAGTCCTTACAT GTATGTTGGAGATTATGTTGGTAATGTTGCAGTTCTAAAGGTTGACAGAGaatcatttaatatatcaaaaatggGATACTTGATCCCTCTCTCGGCATCACACG GGAATACCAATGAAGTTAATGGAGCTTGTTCTGTTATGTTCATCTTGCCACAACCAAAAGCTGAAAGCAAGAA GGTTCTTATAATTTATAGAGATGGATTTATTACACTCTGGTCAATCCCTGAAAGCAGAGCCATTTTCACAACCGGTGGTGGGGTCATGATGCCTACAGTGGGCCATGATACCAAAACGGTGACAGCTGCATGTTGGGCATGTCCTTTGGGAAGCAAAGTCGCTGTAGGATACAGCAATGGAGAGATTTCTATTTGGAGCATCCCTTTCACTTCGGGGGCATCAGAGACAGATTTACAAGCTGCTCAAACTGGTCCTACTTCAAGGCTCAATCTTGGATACAAGCTGGAAAAAATAGCCATATCATCTCTAAAATGGGCCTGTTCAGATGGAAAATCAGGAAGGCTTTATGTCATAGGAGTCCATGGAGGTGGATCAGCACGTTTATTGCAG GTCGTATTATTGAATGAGAACTGTGAATCCCGCACAACCAAACTGGGGCTTCAGCTGCCTGAGCCTCCAACTGAAATGGCGATCATTTCATGTTCTGGCGAACAGATAAAGCATAGACAGTATGCTTTTCTGGTACTTGGAATATCTGGTGATATGTATTGTTATGATGATTATTCTATTGAAAGATACTTGCTACAGAGTCAATCTAAGGCATCTCCTTCACTTCCAAAGGAGATAAGAGTGAAAATGCCATTTTTTAATTCAAGAATCACTGTAGCCAAGTACATTACTGACAATCCATGTTCGTTATCACCAAGGGATGAG GCTGAGGCTGTATTAGAAAACCTTGTTCCTCCACTTTTTCCATTTGATTTAAGGCAACAAGAAGGAACTAATTCATCACGCTTCAATGGGTTTTCGAAGTTCAAGAACATGTACATAACTGGACATAGCAACGGAGCAATAAACTTCTGGGATGCATCTTCTCCAGTAATGCTACCGATTGTATCAATTACTCAACAG AGTGAGGATGATTTCTCCTTAAGTGGTATTGCAGTGACTGAATTGTTCTTTGAGTCTGATGGCAACTCACCTATCCTTATTTATGGAGATGAAAGCGGAATG ATTCGCATCCTTAAATTTAAACAGGAGCCATTTGCTTCAGCAAGTACATTTTTGTCCCTGCAAG GAAGTTCAAAGAAAGGAAGTAACTACATTCAGAGTCTTAAGCTTGTGAAGGTCAATGGAGCTGTAACTTCTATCAACATGCAGTCAAAACATCTTGCAGTTGGTACTGGTCAAGGATAT GCCTCATTGATTCACATGGAAGGTCCAACCCTACTATATCAAAAGCAGATTGTGAGTGAAATTTGCCCAGGAATAATCTCGGTGCAGTTTGAGATTTGTGACTTCCATGGATTTGAGAAGAATGTTTTAGTTATGGCGACAAAAGATTCCTGTGTTTTAGCTCTTGAGAGGGATACAGGAGAAGCTCTTGGCTCAAGCTTGGTCCATCCTAAAAAACCTTCAAAATCTTTGTTCATGGGTATTCTAG ATGGACGTGCCAGTTCAGTATATTCAATTAAAGGGCGCTCACTAGTTGATCAAAAGCAATCATCGGTGCTGTTATGTACTGAAAAAGCTGCTTACATCTTTTCTTTAACTCATGTTACCCAG GGTACTAAGAAGGTGTTACACAAGAAGAAGTTCCATTCCTCCTGTTATTGTGCATCAACCTTTGACACACTTCGTGGTTCAGGCCTTATACTTCTTTTTCCTAATGGAAAAATTGAAATAAG GTCTTTGCCTGAATTGTCCCTCTTAAAGGAAACATATATTAAAGGTGTCACATTGTCACCTCCAAACCTGAACTCAGTTTCTGATGTTTCCGTTTGCTTTTCCAAGGATGGGGAGCTTATCATG GTGAATGGTGATCAAGAAATGTTCCAGATTTCCATGTTGCTCCAAAAGCAAACATATAG GTATTCGGACTTTGTCTCGCAAGTTTATAGGAGAGATTTCATTGGTGAACAGCAAACGAGTATTACTTCAGTACCTGCTTcacataaagaaaaaaagaag GGTATCTTTAGCTCTGTTCTTAAAGAAACATCTGGGAGTAAAGGAAAGCTTGTATATGAGAAAGAAGCTGAAGATGCAAAAGAAACTATGGTAGAACTTTCAGCCATCTTTTCAGTTGAAAACTTTCCGTCCATTTCAGAAAGCACAGTAAATCACGGAATGGATGTTGATGAAGCTGAGTTGGATATAG aTGATATTGAAATCGATGAGCctagagaaaaaccgaaaggccTGGCAACACTGAACAAATATAAACTTAGTAGCAAGTTCAAAGCAATTAAAG GTAAACTGAAACAAATGACAGTGAAAAATGAACAAATTCAAAAAGTTGAAGTGGAGAAGGAGGATGAGAAGAATAATGATACAGTTGATCAAATTAAACGGAAATATGGATTTTCATCCTCCGGA GAATTAAACAGTGGTGCAAGATTGGCAGAAAACAAGCTGAGGGAAAACTTGAAGAAATTGCAG GGAGTAGGCCTGAAAACTACAGAGATGCAAGAAACAGCGGAGTCATTTTCTTCAATGGCCAAACAAATGTTGAAGGCTGCAGAGCATGGTAATAAATAA
- the LOC124915759 gene encoding WUSCHEL-related homeobox 8-like isoform X1, giving the protein MRGTKSKAETKKADSRLAVKKGGGKVEKKTSTSKKAAKDPNMPKRPPSAFFVFMEDFRKTFKEKNPNNKSVAAVGKAAGEKWKSMSEAEKAQYVAKAEKRKVEYNKNMDAYNKKLAAGSADEEESDKSKSEVNDEDDESGEEEEEVMNGGNCSGGSNGMFVKVMTDDQLETLRKQIAAYATICEQLVQMHKSLTSHSDLPAGGGGGGARLGNLYCDPLMTSAGHRITGRQRWTPTPMQLQILERIFDQGNGTPSKQKIKDITGELSQHGQISETNVYNWFQNRRARSKRKQHQPNTTPNTNNTESEVETEVESTSSPSHNEKRAKATDHDFHRPHNHHEDNNMFLQNLEMMHSTGGLDHHSHENIRPEMMMMKPPSNSAAAAAAASKLSMSYYDTMLSNPRMDQLMGKMEMSGDGGYNPYLQTDDYNMTN; this is encoded by the exons ATGAGAGGGACAAAATCGAAGGCCGAGACTAAGAAAGCTGATAGCAG gCTTGCTGTGAAGAAAGGAGGTGGAAAGGTTGAGAAAAAGACTAGTACTAGCAAAAAAGCTGCAAAGGATCCTAACATGCCGAAGAGGCCACCTAGTGCGTTTTTCGTTTTCAT GGAGGACTTCAGGAAGACGTTCAAAGAGAAGAATCCTAACAACAAGTCTGTGGCCGCT GTTGGAAAAGCTGCTGGTGAAAAATGGAAATCAATGTCAGAAGCA GAGAAAGCTCAATATGTAGCCAAAGCAGAGAAAAGGAAAGTCGAATACAACAAGAATATGGATGCTTACAATAAGAAATTG GCTGCAGGATCAGCTGATGAAGAAGAATCAGACAAGTCGAAGTCTGAAGTGAACGATGAGGATGATGAGAGTGGAGAG gaagaagaagaagtaatgAACGGCGGCAATTGTAGCGGCGGAAGCAATGGTATGTTTGTGAAAGTTATGACAGATGATCAATTGGAGACTCTCCGTAAGCAGATCGCCGCTTATGCCACCATTTGCGAACAGCTTGTTCAGATGCACAAATCCCTCACTTCTCACTCCGATCTTCCTGCTG gaggaggaggaggaggagcgAGGTTGGGAAACTTGTACTGTGATCCATTGATGACATCTGCAGGGCATAGAATAACAGGAAGACAGAGGTGGACGCCAACGCCAATGCAACTTCAGATACTTGAGAGAATCTTTGATCAAGGGAATGGAACGCCGAGCAAACAAAAGATTAAGGATATAACTGGAGAATTATCTCAACATGGACAAATCTCAGAGACTAATGTCTATAACTGGTTTCAGAACAGGCGTGCTAGATCAAAGAGAAAGCAACACCAACCAAATACTACTCCTAATACTAATAATACTGAATCAGAAGTGGAGACAGAGGTTGAATCAACATCATCACCATCACATAATGAGAAGAGAGCCAAGGCAACTGATCATGATTTTCATCGGCCCCATAATCATCATGAGGATAATAATATGTTTCTACAAAACCTTGAGATGATGCATTCTACAGGCGGCTTAGATCATCATTCACATGAAAACATTAGGCCagaaatgatgatgatgaaaccACCATCTAATagtgctgctgctgctgctgctgcttcgAAATTATCGATGTCATACTATGACACTATGCTTTCGAATCCAA GAATGGATCAATTGATGGGGAAAATGGAAATGTCTGGAGATGGTGGTTATAACCCTTATTTGCAGACAGATGACTACAACATGACAAATTGA
- the LOC124914904 gene encoding probable serine/threonine-protein kinase PIX13 translates to MGNCFGVSQTLDPKPTISNRSFRTSNTGISSKSYETSGTSSSTAHSQFSAIGSEDSLLNGEILPAANLKVYTFADMKNATRGFRSDSVLGNGGFGTVFKGWLDEKTLLPARFGTGIMVAIKKLNSESMQGFQEWQAEVNFLGRLSHPNLVKLLGYCWEEKELLLVYEFMQRGSLENHLFRRGSFVDPLSWNMRLKIAIGAARGLAFLHSSDKKVIYRDFKASNILLDGNYNAKISDFGLAKFGPSGGDTHVTTRIMGTYGYAAPEYIATGHLYVKSDVYGFGVVLLEILTGLRALDTKRPNGQQNLVEWTKPYLCNKKKSKSIMDPKIKGQYSSKAAIEVAQISLRCVESEHGKRPSMNEVVEALERVEATINKNRPTKSKQASVENTHTGTVTVSPGFGMGDRS, encoded by the exons atggGTAATTGCTTTGGGGTTTCTCAAACTCTTGACCCAAAACCCACTATCTCCAATCGCAGCTTCAGAACTTCAAATACAG GAATATCATCTAAAAGTTATGAAACTTCTGGCACGAGTAGTAGTACTGCACATAGCCAGTTTTCTGCAATTGGAAGTGAAGATTCACTTTTAAACGGAGAAATATTACCGGCTGCAAATTTGAAAGTTTACACCTTTGCGGATATGAAGAACGCCACGAGAGGATTCAGGTCGGATAGTGTGTTGGGTAATGGCGGTTTTGGGACTGTGTTTAAGGGATGGCTTGACGAAAAGACCCTTTTGCCAGCCAGATTCGGTACTGGCATAATGGTTGCCATCAAGAAACTGAATTCTGAAAGTATGCAAGGGTTTCAAGAATGGCAG GCAGAAGTGAATTTTTTGGGAAGGCTTTCACATCCTAACTTGGTGAAGCTGTTGGGTTATTGCTGGGAAGAGAAAGAGTTATTGCTTGTCTATGAATTCATGCAGAGAGGGAGCTTAGAAAACCATCTATTCAGAA GAGGTTCGTTTGTCGACCCCCTTTCTTGGAATATGCGTCTCAAAATAGCTATTGGTGCAGCCCGAGGTCTTGCTTTCTTGCACAGTTCAGATAAGAAAGTAATATACAGAGATTTCAAAGCATCAAATATTCTCCTTGATGGG AACTACAATGCAAAAATATCAGATTTCGGGCTAGCAAAGTTTGGTCCATCAGGTGGAGACACGCATGTCACTACGCGAATCATGGGAACTTATGGTTATGCTGCTCCAGAATACATTGCAACAG GTCATCTATACGTGAAGAGTGATGTATACGGTTTTGGCGTAGTTCTCCTCGAAATTCTGACAGGCTTACGGGCTTTAGACACTAAACGTCCCAATGGGCAGCAGAACCTAGTTGAGTGGACAAAACCTTATCTATGcaataaaaagaaaagtaaaagtATAATGGACCCGAAAATCAAAGGCCAATATTCATCCAAGGCAGCAATAGAGGTTGCCCAAATCTCCCTTCGGTGTGTAGAATCCGAGCATGGGAAAAGACCTTCGATGAATGAAGTTGTGGAAGCGTTAGAACGGGTGGAAGCCACCATTAATAAGAACAGACCTACCAAATCCAAGCAGGCTTCAGTTGAGAATACCCATACTGGAACCGTCACTGTTAGCCCCGGTTTTGGAATGGGAGACAGAAGTTAA